In the genome of Neodiprion pinetum isolate iyNeoPine1 chromosome 2, iyNeoPine1.2, whole genome shotgun sequence, one region contains:
- the TfIIB gene encoding transcription initiation factor IIB → MASSSRNDTNKVCCYAHPDAPLIEDYRAGDQICSECGLVVGDRVIDVGSEWRTFSNEKAGVDPSRVGGPENPLLNGSDLSTMIGPGTGAASFDAFGASKYQNRRTMSSSDRTLINAFREINGMADRINLPKTIVDRANNLFKQVHDGKNLKGRSNDAIASACLYIACRQEGVPRTFKEICAVSKISKKEIGRCFKLILKALETSVDLITTGDFMSRFCSNLGLPNMVQRAATHIARKAVEIDIVPGRSPISVAAAAIYMASQASEDKKSQKEIGDIAGVADVTIRQSYKLMYQHAAKLFPEDFKFATPIDQLPQM, encoded by the exons ATGGCGAGTTCGTCAAG AAATGACACAAACAAGGTATGCTGCTATGCTCATCCAGACGCCCCGCTCATTGAGGATTATCGTGCAGGGGACCAGATTTGTTCCGAATGTGGGCTGGTTGTGGGAGACAG AGTCATAGATGTTGGTTCCGAGTGGCGGACATTCAGCAACGAAAAAGCTGGGGTTGATCCCTCTCGAGTTGGTGGACCTGAAAATCCACTTCTCAATGGCTCAGACTTGTCTACAATGATTGGTCCAGGAACTGGAGCTGCTTCGTTCGATGCTTTTGGGGCTTCAAAGTACCAGAATCGTCGCACG ATGAGCAGCTCCGACAGGACTCTGATAAATGCTTTTCGTGAAATAAACGGCATGGCGGACCGCATCAATCTTCCTAAAACCATTGTCGACAGGGCAAATAACCTTTTCAAACAGGTGCATGAtgggaaaaatctgaaagGCAGATCAAATGACGCAATCGCATCAGCCTGTCTCTACATTGCATGTCGACAAGAGGGGGTGCCGAGAACGTTTAAGGAGATTTGTGCCGTGAGCAAGATCAGCAAGAAAGAAATCGGCAGGTGTTTCAAACTGATTCTTAAGGCGCTTGAAACGAGTGTCGATCTCATAACAACTGGCGACTTCATGTCAAGATTTTGCTCTAACTTGGGACTACCCAACATGGTGCAGAGAGCCGCTACTCACATAGCTAGAAAAGCAgttgaaattgatattgtgCCTGGAAGATCTCCTATATCCGTGGCTGCTGCAGCTATTTACATGGCATCACag GCATCCGAAGACAAAAAATCGCAGAAAGAGATTGGCGACATTGCCGGTGTTGCTGATGTCACGATCAGGCAATCTTATAAGCTGATGTACCAACATGCAGCTAAGCTTTTCCCTGAGGACTTTAAATTTGCAACACCCATCGATCAACTGCCTCAAATGTAA